Proteins encoded by one window of Candidatus Poribacteria bacterium:
- a CDS encoding phytanoyl-CoA dioxygenase family protein: MATPSVVPPTLNVELDHQLQQEVNFFLNWGYLVVDNAATPEQIEALREALDESYERNNKSQFIGELLEEDDRFAFLLDNPPVLKRMEAILGTCVQLHSATARITEPGTPDQHWHRDGPWPVAPNGTPYGSLPAQINCGYYLDEVTDENGPTVIQPGSHRAPFRPPPTPVELPDEKRVLVSPGQAVMFDGWTWHRGAANNSSKCRRVCLMCYQNAWMKSREPFDGPRVTKLREEGTPQQQLLLGAIPKW, from the coding sequence ATGGCAACTCCGAGCGTAGTGCCACCAACACTCAACGTCGAACTGGATCACCAACTGCAACAAGAGGTCAACTTCTTCCTCAACTGGGGCTATCTCGTCGTTGACAACGCCGCGACACCAGAACAGATTGAAGCGTTGCGTGAGGCACTCGATGAGAGTTACGAACGCAATAACAAGAGCCAATTCATTGGTGAACTTCTTGAGGAAGACGATCGGTTCGCGTTTCTGTTAGACAATCCACCCGTCCTAAAGCGAATGGAAGCCATATTGGGGACGTGTGTCCAACTCCACAGTGCAACGGCACGCATTACGGAACCCGGAACGCCGGATCAGCATTGGCATCGCGATGGTCCCTGGCCCGTCGCACCCAATGGAACGCCTTATGGGAGTCTCCCCGCGCAGATTAACTGCGGTTATTATCTCGACGAGGTCACCGATGAAAACGGTCCTACCGTTATCCAACCCGGCAGCCACAGGGCACCCTTCCGTCCGCCACCCACACCTGTCGAATTGCCCGATGAAAAGCGTGTGCTCGTGTCCCCCGGACAAGCCGTTATGTTCGACGGATGGACCTGGCATCGGGGCGCGGCTAACAATTCCTCAAAATGTCGACGCGTCTGCCTCATGTGCTACCAGAACGCGTGGATGAAGTCGCGTGAACCCTTCGATGGTCCTCGCGTCACAAAACTCCGAGAAGAAGGCACACCGCAGCAGCAACTCTTACTCGGTGCAATC